From the genome of Cryptococcus neoformans var. neoformans B-3501A chromosome 1, whole genome shotgun sequence, one region includes:
- a CDS encoding hypothetical protein (Match to ESTs gb|CF194765.1|CF194765, gb|CF194764.1|CF194764, gb|CF187292.1|CF187292) codes for MNTAGSVAYGWGALIVAAGVSFYYAKKEIDARRKEAQIKGTRPMEKLSWEERIAREQQQGVQPSSITDQLKQASANKPSGGT; via the exons ATGAACACTGCTGGCTCAGTT GCTTACGGCTGGGGT GCCCTCATCGTCGCTGCCGGTGTCAGCTTCTATTacgccaagaaggagattgacGCTCGTCGCAAGGAGGCTCAGATCAAGGGTACTAGGCCTATGGAAAAGCTCTCTT GGGAAGAGCGAATCGCTAGGGAGCAACAGCAGGGCGTGcaaccatcttccatcactGACCAACTAAAACAAGCATCAGCCAACAAGCCGTCAGGAGGGACTTAG